In Treponema denticola, one genomic interval encodes:
- a CDS encoding ABC transporter ATP-binding protein, with protein MEKILDVKNLSVKILEKKRELILINDLNLSIHKKQIVGLAGESGSGKSMTALSIARLLPPHIKEEGQIFLGNTDLTKLKKKALNKIRAEDLSIIFQEPFRALNPLIRAGKQVEEVLKIHTDLSRQERKEKILSIFDEIGLTDGKDKYHAYPHQLSGGINQRIMIAIAAILKPKLLIADEPTTALDVTVQKQILNLMKKLRDKNDTSILLISHDLALASEICDYIYVMYAGQIVESGRVHDIFSLPKHPYTKALLKAIPRVGKKVERLYVIDGAAPRLTDKIRGCAFYPRCNEKSDICMLEQIPLCSLDDGSRVRCIKYTNGDNIN; from the coding sequence ATGGAAAAAATACTGGATGTTAAAAATCTTTCTGTAAAAATATTAGAAAAAAAAAGAGAGCTTATTCTGATAAATGATCTAAATTTGTCTATACATAAAAAACAAATTGTAGGCTTAGCCGGTGAATCTGGATCAGGGAAAAGCATGACAGCTCTTTCAATCGCGAGACTTCTGCCTCCGCATATAAAAGAAGAAGGACAAATTTTTCTGGGTAATACCGATTTAACTAAATTGAAAAAAAAAGCTTTAAATAAAATCCGTGCCGAAGACTTGAGTATTATATTTCAAGAACCGTTTAGAGCTTTAAATCCTTTAATAAGAGCAGGAAAACAAGTAGAAGAAGTTCTAAAGATCCATACCGATTTATCTCGGCAAGAGAGAAAAGAAAAAATTTTAAGTATCTTTGATGAAATAGGTTTGACTGATGGAAAGGATAAATATCACGCTTATCCTCATCAGTTATCCGGCGGAATAAACCAAAGAATAATGATAGCTATTGCTGCCATACTAAAACCTAAACTTTTAATTGCAGATGAACCTACAACGGCTTTAGATGTTACAGTTCAAAAACAAATATTGAATTTAATGAAAAAGTTAAGAGATAAAAATGATACTTCGATATTATTAATTTCCCATGATCTTGCATTAGCTTCGGAAATTTGCGATTACATATATGTTATGTATGCAGGGCAAATAGTTGAAAGCGGAAGGGTTCATGATATATTTAGTCTTCCTAAACATCCATATACAAAAGCTCTATTAAAAGCTATTCCAAGGGTAGGTAAAAAAGTTGAAAGGCTTTATGTTATAGACGGAGCAGCTCCTAGATTAACTGATAAAATAAGAGGGTGTGCTTTTTATCCTAGATGTAATGAAAAATCGGATATTTGTATGTTAGAGCAAATACCATTGTGTTCGCTTGATGATGGTTCTCGTGTAAGATGCATAAAATATACCAATGGAGATAATATAAATTGA
- a CDS encoding ABC transporter permease — MEEKKLIRGFIKQEPIGFVSFILLLAVIIPAVFAPIFAPYDPYKADLSNSLSAPSFSHILGTDELSRDIFSRIIFGTRTSLMMGFGPTSINLILGALIGMYSGLAGKKTDNIIMRIVDIILSFPFMILAMAIVYNLGASLFNLFLALVLVGWASIARVVRAETISLKENLYIEAAKSMGAGTFSIMVRHILPNILPTLIVLYTMSVPSAILSEAGLSFLGFGAQPPSTSLGIMIQKGKDYLFDAPWISLGSGFVLLVIAMSFNFLGDSLRKYFDIKIGK; from the coding sequence ATGGAAGAAAAAAAATTGATTAGAGGATTTATAAAACAAGAACCTATAGGATTTGTTTCTTTTATTTTGCTTTTAGCGGTTATAATACCTGCTGTATTTGCTCCCATTTTTGCGCCTTATGATCCTTATAAAGCAGATTTATCTAATAGTTTGTCTGCGCCAAGTTTTTCGCACATTTTAGGTACAGATGAATTAAGCCGAGATATATTTTCACGTATTATATTTGGAACAAGAACTTCTTTGATGATGGGATTCGGCCCTACCTCTATCAATTTAATATTAGGAGCTCTTATTGGAATGTATTCGGGATTAGCCGGTAAAAAGACTGATAACATAATAATGAGGATAGTTGATATTATCTTATCTTTTCCTTTTATGATTTTGGCTATGGCAATAGTATATAATTTAGGGGCCAGTTTATTTAATTTATTTTTGGCTTTAGTACTTGTCGGATGGGCTTCGATAGCAAGAGTTGTAAGGGCCGAAACAATATCATTAAAAGAAAACCTGTACATTGAAGCCGCAAAATCAATGGGAGCAGGAACATTTAGCATAATGGTAAGGCATATTTTGCCGAACATACTTCCAACATTAATAGTTCTATATACTATGAGTGTTCCTTCTGCTATTCTTTCTGAGGCTGGTTTAAGTTTTTTAGGCTTTGGTGCCCAACCTCCAAGTACAAGTTTAGGGATTATGATACAAAAAGGAAAAGATTATCTATTTGATGCTCCTTGGATATCTTTAGGATCGGGATTTGTACTATTGGTTATAGCAATGAGTTTTAATTTTTTAGGTGATAGTCTTAGAAAATATTTTGATATTAAAATCGGTAAATAA
- a CDS encoding ABC transporter permease — translation MLKYILKRILLTIPILLGIILLTFVLMNLIPGNPIAVLLDEKINPEVVERLTKELHLNDPAHIKFFKYIKGLLRGDMGKSIIMNQSVSKLIFDVFPNTAKLTLFSIFIAWFIGIPCGIIAALKQDSFIDKIISLFSIVNISIPSFFIGMALQYFISYKLNLLPISGFYSFKHMILPAFVLSMYLIGQITRLIRAGMINVLSNDYIKTAVSKGQSGFKIIIFHELKNCILPVITVMLLQVTSLLGGAIITESIFAIPGIGTLSISALTNRDMPLLQGTIILSTSLIIIGNLIADIICAFIDPRIRYE, via the coding sequence ATGTTAAAATATATTCTTAAAAGAATTTTGCTTACAATTCCCATCCTTTTAGGTATTATTTTATTGACATTTGTATTAATGAATTTAATACCCGGAAATCCTATTGCAGTTTTACTTGATGAAAAAATCAATCCTGAAGTAGTTGAAAGACTTACAAAAGAACTACATTTAAATGATCCTGCTCATATTAAATTTTTTAAATATATAAAAGGTTTACTTAGAGGTGATATGGGTAAATCTATAATAATGAATCAAAGTGTTTCAAAACTAATTTTTGATGTATTTCCAAATACTGCTAAGCTCACATTATTCTCAATTTTTATAGCATGGTTTATAGGCATACCATGCGGTATAATTGCTGCATTAAAACAAGATTCCTTTATTGATAAGATAATTTCTCTTTTTTCTATTGTGAATATTTCAATACCTTCTTTTTTTATAGGTATGGCCTTACAGTATTTTATATCCTATAAACTAAACCTTTTGCCTATTTCCGGTTTTTATAGTTTTAAACATATGATTCTTCCTGCCTTTGTTTTGAGTATGTACTTAATCGGACAAATTACAAGATTGATAAGAGCCGGTATGATAAATGTTTTGTCTAACGATTATATAAAAACTGCTGTAAGTAAAGGACAATCAGGATTTAAAATCATAATATTCCATGAGTTGAAAAATTGCATCTTGCCCGTTATAACAGTAATGCTTTTACAGGTAACAAGTCTTTTAGGCGGTGCTATAATTACTGAAAGTATTTTTGCTATACCCGGTATCGGAACATTATCCATATCGGCTTTAACAAATAGAGATATGCCGCTCTTACAGGGTACTATTATCCTATCTACAAGTTTGATAATTATAGGAAATTTGATAGCCGATATTATTTGTGCTTTTATTGATCCGCGGATAAGATATGAATAA
- a CDS encoding ABC transporter substrate-binding protein — translation MRIKRFYLPIFVSIFFVLILSSCTKQDAQNSKNGLKDTYRSPNGNVLVATLFQNPKTLDIQKTNADYFIPLQIYSRLVEAIPAGNGSVEIIPGLAESWNISEDGKNYTFKLRKGVKFHNGEEFKADDVLFTIEKCMDPKEAAINSWIFTQIQGAEDKLDGKSKNVSGVKVIDDYTVVLTLKEKYAPFLASLTNAPASIFNRKAVEEGKDLFGFDPKYTVGTGYMKFKDWKQDQEINLIRNENYFGEKAYIDGIRYLINVDSSTSRMMFEKGELDVININTKTAYDTYVNSEEWKDYVIINDRPGMTYLAFNENCEPMKDVRVRKAIQRGIDRDLINKNFFNGTATIINGCIPPMIPGYTTNLPKIEFNPEEAKHLLEEAGYKNGLELVLLQNGASGYTHSINEAIQSMLKNIGIQVTIKNVDMGAYWDIKTSDTGEYALSVGPVTAGSPDLGDFFSDYVIPENKKNSYPAERVKLSDEIKQADLLVDQQERINKFQKLEIEVTQTQALYFPLGATKGQWVISPRLKDFELSWQGWLSGATRKVKIDPHYNK, via the coding sequence ATGAGAATTAAACGATTCTACTTACCTATTTTTGTATCAATTTTTTTTGTATTGATATTGAGTTCTTGTACTAAACAAGATGCTCAAAATTCTAAAAATGGACTAAAAGACACATATAGAAGTCCGAATGGCAATGTTTTAGTAGCAACTTTGTTTCAAAATCCTAAGACTTTGGATATACAAAAAACGAATGCCGACTACTTTATTCCCTTGCAAATTTATTCGCGATTGGTAGAAGCTATCCCCGCAGGTAACGGCTCTGTAGAGATTATACCGGGCTTGGCCGAAAGCTGGAACATCAGTGAGGATGGAAAAAACTACACCTTTAAACTAAGAAAAGGCGTAAAATTTCATAATGGAGAAGAATTTAAAGCAGATGATGTATTATTTACTATCGAAAAATGTATGGATCCTAAAGAAGCTGCAATAAATTCTTGGATATTTACCCAAATTCAAGGAGCTGAAGATAAATTAGATGGAAAATCTAAAAATGTAAGCGGAGTAAAAGTTATTGATGATTACACTGTTGTACTAACATTAAAGGAAAAATACGCTCCATTCCTTGCAAGCTTAACAAATGCCCCTGCTTCTATATTCAATAGAAAAGCTGTAGAAGAAGGAAAAGATTTATTCGGTTTTGATCCTAAATATACCGTTGGAACAGGATATATGAAATTTAAGGATTGGAAGCAGGATCAAGAGATTAACTTAATACGAAATGAGAATTATTTCGGTGAAAAAGCATACATAGACGGAATAAGATATTTAATAAATGTTGACAGCTCAACATCCCGTATGATGTTTGAAAAAGGCGAGTTGGATGTTATAAATATCAATACAAAAACCGCTTATGATACTTATGTAAATTCCGAAGAGTGGAAAGACTATGTGATCATAAATGATAGACCGGGAATGACCTATTTAGCTTTTAATGAAAACTGTGAGCCTATGAAAGATGTAAGAGTCCGTAAGGCTATACAAAGAGGTATTGACCGCGATTTAATAAATAAGAATTTCTTTAATGGAACTGCAACAATCATAAACGGATGTATTCCTCCAATGATACCGGGATATACAACTAATTTGCCGAAAATTGAATTTAATCCTGAAGAAGCTAAGCACTTGCTCGAAGAAGCCGGATATAAAAACGGATTGGAGCTTGTTCTTCTACAAAACGGAGCCAGCGGATATACTCACTCCATAAATGAAGCAATTCAGTCAATGTTAAAAAATATCGGAATTCAGGTAACAATCAAAAATGTAGATATGGGTGCTTATTGGGATATTAAGACATCCGATACGGGTGAATATGCTCTAAGTGTAGGCCCTGTTACCGCAGGATCCCCTGATCTAGGCGATTTTTTCAGCGATTATGTAATCCCGGAAAACAAGAAAAATAGCTACCCTGCAGAAAGAGTTAAGCTGAGCGATGAGATTAAGCAAGCCGATTTATTGGTTGATCAGCAAGAAAGAATTAATAAGTTTCAAAAATTGGAGATTGAAGTAACTCAAACACAGGCCTTATATTTCCCTCTGGGGGCAACAAAAGGACAGTGGGTAATCAGCCCAAGATTAAAAGATTTTGAGCTTTCATGGCAAGGTTGGCTGTCTGGTGCTACTCGGAAGGTAAAAATTGATCCGCACTATAACAAGTAA
- a CDS encoding ABC transporter substrate-binding protein, which translates to MKKIIFAALFLLLASTLVFAAGSSEKESKDLSGKTLNVVATSAYKELFDAFTAKTNVKVEFLSMSSGEVLARTRAEGKSMADVWFGGGLDAFMAAKTDGLLENYVSPNAKDIPARYKDPDGAWIAKGITVVGFIGNKDVLAEKKLPMPKTWAELAGPKYKGEVIMSDPAISGTSYGAVKGLLDLFGEEKGWAYWEKLNANIPFLGKRGKDPQEKTAQGEFAVGIIPADGKAFKLADDKNLTVVYPEDGIPWVPEGTAIFKSCPNLDAAKAFIDFMLTKEAQEIIARLDGKDSAQIVKPGIKGLSLGLPKDKLIKEDLSSFGKDRQRILDKFASLRPKN; encoded by the coding sequence ATGAAAAAAATTATTTTTGCTGCACTATTTTTATTGCTTGCAAGCACCCTTGTGTTTGCAGCCGGTTCTTCCGAAAAAGAATCGAAGGATCTTTCGGGAAAAACATTGAATGTGGTTGCAACAAGTGCTTACAAGGAACTCTTTGATGCATTTACGGCAAAGACAAATGTAAAAGTTGAATTTCTTTCGATGTCGAGCGGAGAAGTTTTAGCAAGAACAAGGGCAGAAGGAAAATCTATGGCCGATGTTTGGTTCGGAGGCGGACTTGATGCTTTTATGGCTGCAAAGACCGACGGACTTTTGGAAAACTATGTTTCTCCCAACGCAAAAGATATTCCGGCTCGATATAAGGACCCTGACGGAGCTTGGATTGCAAAAGGAATTACCGTTGTAGGCTTTATCGGAAATAAGGATGTCTTAGCCGAGAAAAAACTTCCCATGCCTAAAACATGGGCAGAGCTTGCCGGTCCCAAATATAAGGGAGAAGTTATTATGAGCGATCCTGCAATTTCAGGTACAAGCTATGGAGCAGTAAAAGGCCTGCTCGATCTTTTCGGTGAAGAAAAAGGCTGGGCTTATTGGGAAAAGTTAAACGCAAATATTCCTTTTTTGGGAAAGAGAGGAAAGGATCCGCAAGAAAAAACAGCTCAAGGCGAATTTGCAGTGGGCATTATTCCTGCCGACGGAAAGGCTTTTAAACTTGCCGACGATAAAAACTTAACTGTAGTATATCCCGAAGACGGAATTCCGTGGGTGCCGGAAGGAACAGCTATCTTTAAATCATGTCCGAATCTTGATGCGGCAAAGGCTTTTATCGACTTTATGCTTACAAAAGAAGCTCAGGAAATTATCGCAAGGCTTGATGGAAAAGATTCCGCTCAAATTGTAAAGCCGGGCATTAAGGGGCTTTCATTAGGCTTGCCGAAAGATAAACTTATAAAGGAAGATTTAAGCAGCTTTGGAAAAGACAGGCAAAGAATCTTAGATAAATTTGCTTCGTTAAGACCGAAAAACTAA
- a CDS encoding glycosyltransferase — MKQNKLASTLSIIVVLLCSAILFSGCVSFLRDSFFGKEDTSINWEMVELEKAPSMNKIEKLGVTSKERMAVFRYAERAHAEEKKWYKLTAPEKPGEEYYVYKIITANGAGWEVYKKK; from the coding sequence ATGAAACAAAATAAATTGGCTTCAACACTTAGTATAATTGTTGTTTTACTATGTTCTGCAATTTTATTTTCAGGTTGTGTCTCATTTCTAAGAGATTCATTTTTTGGAAAAGAGGATACATCTATAAACTGGGAAATGGTAGAGCTAGAGAAAGCTCCATCTATGAATAAAATTGAGAAATTAGGTGTAACATCTAAAGAAAGAATGGCAGTTTTCAGATATGCAGAAAGAGCACATGCAGAAGAAAAAAAATGGTATAAGCTTACGGCTCCAGAAAAACCGGGAGAAGAGTATTATGTATATAAAATAATAACCGCTAATGGAGCTGGCTGGGAAGTGTATAAGAAAAAATAA
- a CDS encoding ABC transporter permease: MKRQLKRNYNGLIDYILIISLILGIFIFIAMPFFYVFKESLVINGSLSFELFKDVFKNHLHLLKNSLSVGLYTTVLTAIAGISTALFSYMMPKKIKRLIFLILAVTMISPPFVTALSYINLFGRRGLVSYYLLGISKSPYGITGIVLMQSLSNFSLAALILIGFLNNLDRSQLDSARNLGAKTNRLIIDIILPVLFPAIKSVMLLTFLRSLSDFGTPAIIGGSFNVLATESYFAVIAQGNLGKASAINVLLLIPAIIIFILYQKSFKNISISSHGTASSEIEIKRQGTLFYLISIIAVFFLLWISIQYSSIIFSAFTKIKKGKMIFTFANILETRDHITSTVIRSIAYSLIAAVGGSIIGLLIAYYKQIRKIKIMQAVDFAATLPYIIPGTFFGLGYLLAFNSKPLMLTGTAAIVVLNILFKQLPFSTKIGNAAMEEINIDTLNSIRDLGGKRINEITDAVIPLSKNALVVSFINGFTTTMTTIGSIIFLVYPSQKILTLVMFDVIQSGYYEIGSVIALLIIIICLIVNLIYFLVLKKK; encoded by the coding sequence ATGAAACGGCAACTTAAAAGAAATTATAACGGCCTTATCGACTATATCCTCATAATAAGCTTAATTTTAGGTATTTTTATATTTATAGCTATGCCTTTTTTTTATGTATTTAAAGAAAGTCTTGTTATAAACGGGAGTCTTAGCTTTGAGCTTTTTAAAGATGTTTTTAAAAATCATCTTCATCTTTTGAAAAATTCCTTATCGGTAGGACTTTATACGACGGTTTTAACGGCAATCGCAGGGATAAGCACAGCCTTGTTTTCTTATATGATGCCTAAAAAAATAAAACGCCTGATTTTTTTAATTTTAGCTGTAACGATGATAAGCCCGCCCTTTGTAACAGCCCTCAGTTATATAAACCTCTTTGGAAGGAGGGGACTTGTTTCTTATTATCTTTTAGGTATTTCAAAAAGTCCGTACGGAATTACCGGCATTGTGTTGATGCAGTCTTTAAGTAATTTTTCTTTAGCGGCTTTAATCTTAATCGGGTTTTTAAATAATTTGGATAGATCTCAATTGGATAGTGCCCGCAACCTCGGAGCAAAGACAAACCGCCTGATTATCGATATAATTCTTCCCGTTCTTTTTCCTGCAATCAAATCGGTTATGCTCTTAACTTTTTTGCGAAGTTTGTCGGATTTCGGAACGCCCGCAATCATAGGAGGCTCTTTTAATGTGCTTGCAACCGAAAGCTATTTTGCGGTAATAGCTCAAGGCAATTTGGGAAAGGCTTCCGCAATAAATGTACTTCTTTTAATTCCTGCAATTATTATTTTTATTCTTTATCAAAAAAGTTTTAAAAATATTTCCATATCGTCACACGGTACGGCCTCGTCGGAAATTGAAATAAAAAGGCAAGGAACCCTTTTTTATCTTATAAGCATAATTGCCGTTTTCTTTTTATTATGGATAAGCATTCAATATTCTTCTATTATATTTTCTGCATTTACAAAAATAAAAAAGGGGAAAATGATTTTTACCTTTGCAAATATTTTAGAAACAAGAGATCATATTACAAGCACGGTTATAAGAAGTATAGCCTACAGTCTTATCGCTGCAGTAGGAGGCAGCATAATCGGTTTACTTATCGCTTATTATAAACAAATAAGAAAAATAAAGATAATGCAGGCTGTAGATTTTGCCGCAACTCTTCCCTATATAATTCCGGGAACTTTTTTCGGGCTCGGGTATTTATTGGCCTTTAATTCAAAACCATTAATGCTTACAGGAACGGCAGCAATAGTTGTTTTAAATATACTATTTAAACAACTGCCATTTTCTACAAAGATAGGGAATGCTGCAATGGAAGAAATCAATATCGACACTTTAAATTCAATCAGAGATTTAGGCGGTAAAAGAATAAATGAAATCACCGATGCAGTTATTCCTTTAAGTAAAAATGCTTTGGTCGTTTCTTTTATCAACGGATTTACAACGACGATGACTACAATAGGTTCAATTATTTTTTTAGTATACCCGAGTCAAAAAATTTTAACCCTTGTTATGTTCGATGTAATTCAAAGCGGTTATTATGAAATAGGTTCCGTAATTGCCTTGCTTATAATTATAATTTGTTTAATTGTAAATTTAATTTACTTTTTAGTTTTAAAGAAAAAATAA
- a CDS encoding ABC transporter ATP-binding protein, producing MYLELTNLTKTYKEKNAVKNINFNLEKGKLLCLLGPSGCGKSTVLKSIGGFLKPDNGKIILDGKEITNDPPENRNVSTVFQSYGLFPHMNVLSNIIYGLKFKKMPKAERFEAGMKMIKTMGLSGYEKKHISELSGGEQQRVALARSLIIRPKLLLLDEPLSNLDAKLRINMRKEIKQIQKEFNITTIFVTHDQSEAFEIADKIILMNNGEIIQEGTAESLYNQPASEFTLDFIGANNKIENSYIRPEKIKVFKSLPEEDTEDFEEAQIINIIFKGEIIELFLKSKEKELKAIVLNNDFNYQKNEKVYISYIKENLN from the coding sequence ATGTATTTGGAATTAACAAACCTAACAAAAACATATAAAGAAAAAAATGCGGTAAAAAATATAAACTTTAATCTTGAAAAAGGAAAGCTCCTCTGTCTTTTAGGACCGTCCGGCTGCGGAAAAAGTACGGTATTAAAATCGATAGGAGGTTTTTTAAAACCTGATAACGGAAAAATAATTCTTGACGGTAAAGAAATTACAAATGATCCGCCTGAAAATAGAAATGTTTCTACCGTTTTTCAATCCTATGGACTTTTTCCTCACATGAATGTTTTATCGAATATTATTTACGGTTTAAAATTTAAAAAGATGCCTAAGGCTGAACGGTTTGAAGCCGGAATGAAGATGATAAAAACGATGGGCTTATCGGGTTATGAAAAAAAACATATAAGCGAACTTTCAGGCGGAGAACAGCAGAGAGTTGCTCTTGCACGCAGTTTGATTATAAGGCCTAAGCTTCTTTTGTTGGACGAGCCTTTAAGCAACTTGGATGCAAAGCTTAGAATCAATATGCGTAAAGAAATAAAACAAATTCAAAAAGAATTCAATATCACTACAATTTTTGTTACCCACGATCAAAGCGAAGCATTTGAAATTGCCGATAAAATTATTTTGATGAACAATGGAGAAATTATTCAGGAAGGAACGGCCGAATCTCTTTATAATCAACCTGCAAGCGAATTTACTCTTGACTTTATCGGTGCAAACAATAAAATAGAAAATTCATATATCAGACCTGAAAAGATAAAAGTATTTAAATCCTTACCGGAAGAAGATACGGAAGATTTTGAAGAAGCCCAAATTATCAATATTATTTTTAAGGGAGAAATAATAGAATTATTTCTTAAATCTAAAGAAAAAGAATTAAAGGCTATTGTTTTAAACAATGACTTCAATTATCAAAAGAATGAAAAAGTCTACATCTCTTATATAAAGGAGAATTTAAATTGA
- a CDS encoding glycosyltransferase family 4 protein yields MKILHCLAQLPMKTGSGVYFSTLVEGMIKKGHENAVLYGTQLPFAEKTFNESLPDKLQGSVKEYPIKFLSDYVQGEKTVFNADLPFPIAGMSDIMPYTSTVYSEMNDEMYQKWISVFGKTLLRAREEFNPDVIISHHLFILTSLVKKIFSGKKIIGISHGTDIRQIKKNPWIKTRYIQNLDKLDLYFTVSPKDIAEVETIFSARPEKIKLAGGGFNPDIFNDKDRHIFDGTFKLCYAGKISDSKGVFELAKTLPLILKKYPNTELTLIGNASEEQKNILFKNADCSENLKIVNASSQICMCKILKQNDIFILPSYYEALGLVAVEALACGLFTVTTEIEGLINLLGEKINTSGIIEFVKLPRIYDVDKAYEEDKPAFVAALAEKIMLQMERLKSQKDFYSPVSAEIKKHSWDSIIDRVEVEISGI; encoded by the coding sequence TTGAAGATACTTCACTGTCTTGCACAACTACCGATGAAAACAGGAAGCGGGGTTTATTTTAGCACCCTCGTCGAAGGAATGATAAAAAAAGGACATGAAAATGCGGTTCTTTACGGCACACAGCTTCCCTTTGCCGAAAAAACTTTTAATGAATCTTTACCCGATAAATTACAGGGAAGCGTAAAAGAATATCCCATCAAATTTTTATCCGATTATGTGCAAGGAGAAAAAACCGTTTTTAATGCAGACCTCCCTTTCCCGATTGCAGGAATGAGCGACATAATGCCCTATACTTCAACCGTTTATTCCGAAATGAATGATGAGATGTATCAAAAATGGATTTCGGTTTTTGGAAAAACTCTTCTCCGTGCAAGAGAAGAATTTAATCCCGATGTCATTATAAGTCATCATCTTTTTATTTTAACCTCTTTGGTAAAAAAAATATTTTCCGGCAAAAAAATAATAGGCATAAGTCACGGTACGGATATAAGGCAAATTAAAAAAAATCCTTGGATAAAGACACGGTACATACAAAACTTGGACAAGCTCGATTTATATTTTACCGTGAGCCCTAAGGATATTGCCGAAGTAGAAACTATTTTTTCGGCACGACCCGAAAAAATTAAATTGGCAGGAGGAGGCTTTAACCCCGATATTTTTAATGATAAGGATAGACATATCTTTGACGGAACATTCAAGCTTTGCTATGCAGGAAAGATATCCGATTCAAAGGGAGTGTTTGAACTTGCAAAAACCCTTCCGCTTATTTTAAAAAAATATCCTAATACGGAATTAACTTTAATTGGAAATGCAAGTGAAGAACAAAAAAACATTCTTTTTAAAAACGCAGACTGCAGCGAAAATTTAAAAATAGTAAATGCTTCATCTCAAATATGTATGTGTAAAATTTTAAAACAAAACGATATTTTTATTTTGCCTTCATACTATGAAGCCTTAGGTCTTGTCGCCGTTGAAGCCTTAGCCTGCGGCCTTTTTACGGTTACGACAGAAATTGAAGGTCTTATAAACCTCCTAGGCGAAAAAATCAACACAAGCGGCATTATCGAATTTGTCAAACTTCCTCGCATCTATGATGTAGACAAAGCATACGAAGAAGATAAGCCCGCCTTTGTCGCAGCCCTTGCCGAAAAAATCATGCTTCAAATGGAAAGACTTAAATCTCAAAAAGATTTTTATTCCCCTGTTTCAGCAGAAATAAAAAAACATTCTTGGGACAGCATCATAGATAGGGTTGAGGTGGAGATATCGGGTATTTAA